The window ataaattttacaacacTTACTCTAAACAATTGCCGTTGACGAAAAATCAGTTGTATGACTGATTTTCTTCGAAGATAAAGCATACACTTGACAGCTACCATTAGCCCGGAACAGACGAATATCGGACCGATAAACCACATGTGACCGAGTTGCAAAAATATGTGCCCCTCCGCGTTATCGTTCAGAGCAAAAATAGTGATAGCTGTGCCAATAGTAAACAGTATGACGCTTAGGGCAAGATAACTATAACTGGTACAATCACATCGGCCAAAAGCATTTGCTGATTCTTCATACTGTTCTTCGATACGATGTAATCTGTTCGATAAGAACGAACTTTCGAAAACCGTAGCCATATTTCTTTAACATTAACTGTACAGTATCGAGTAGGCTTCCTCGGGGAAAATGGGGTTACAGAGAAAGcaggaattcttaaaatattaattttgacgaAAATACTACTAaaagtgattaaaaaaaaataattttcaattattacatataaaatttagaatattaatcataccgccatctatataaaaatggtggaaactactcaacgactTACCAACCAGCTTTCCGGAACAAGGTGACCTCATCTATTAGAAAATGGCGGAACCTACTCGACGACGATCGATCTTTCGGTAATCGATGAACTACTTGCATTATCTATTTAAATACGACCACCTGGATAAAATGAAAAGCGATGCAAAGGAATTATTAaacatatttttgtattaaaattcatgCAAAAATCATTCATAGCTATCATCACAATTGTATACTGTATCCGTAATTTAACCCTGTCCCATTTGCTTCGATATAAACTCCTTATCTCTATTCCAAAGAATATTGCATATAGCATTTAACTGATAAGAACAATCAAATATTTCCGATCTCGCAGAAAGTTTGTTCGT of the Osmia lignaria lignaria isolate PbOS001 chromosome 7, iyOsmLign1, whole genome shotgun sequence genome contains:
- the LOC117604652 gene encoding uncharacterized protein LOC117604652 isoform X1 yields the protein MATVFESSFLSNRLHRIEEQYEESANAFGRCDCTSYSYLALSVILFTIGTAITIFALNDNAEGHIFLQLGHMWFIGPIFVCSGLMVAVKCMLYLRRKSVIQLIFRQRQLFRELTGTRGLEHISTISSNPPSYEVIAREISNELPPPSYEEAITLVHKSTENNAKSNCGTVSSEGISIAQNIRRKP
- the LOC117604652 gene encoding uncharacterized protein LOC117604652 isoform X2 — its product is MATVFESSFLSNRLHRIEEQYEESANAFGRCDCTSYSYLALSVILFTIGTAITIFALNDNAEGHIFLQLGHMWFIGPIFVCSGLMVAVKCMLYLRRKSVIQLIFRQRQLFRELTGTRGLEHISTISSNPPSYEVIAREISNELPPPSYEEAITLVHKNAKSNCGTVSSEGISIAQNIRRKP